One window from the genome of Musa acuminata AAA Group cultivar baxijiao chromosome BXJ1-4, Cavendish_Baxijiao_AAA, whole genome shotgun sequence encodes:
- the LOC103980871 gene encoding uncharacterized protein LOC103980871 yields MKALVTLTPETASSRIRPAVSAARDRSERRGSDSSYFPGCRKDTNCHCDICLASIDATRDLIPSGGSIRTSVTKLSVSRPTPSPFVAGSPKTSPETGSTVTPPSTPVIESWTRSRPAAKAVAKKEESWGLSCRAVRILVGLFLLWAADMGLSAVIMKDFGSKLTPEVVSRAGEECRVLRNDLKGILQLLQQRMEKLVGGRASNCSSVDSFWEMNPGGNFFFQWRCVVYKSIAEEVNVWGSPLRTAGLLSAGASPRSLTLLSGNIIEWSDGKLVSTTRTSYNSSWIYEKWRSSAVRLDANTWVLEYQRNPLLQRPRLIPIAWEVLRATIVKNTKQLWKQSFWRPVEQLTPPT; encoded by the exons ATGAAGGCTCTGGTGACGCTAACCCCGGAAACAGCATCGTCGAGGATCCGGCCGGCGGTCTCCGCTGCTCGAGACCGCTCGGAGAGACGCGGCAGCGACAGCAGCTACTTCCCCGGCTGCCGCAAGGACACCAACTGCCACTGCGACATCTGCCTCGCCAGCATCGACGCCACCCGCGACCTCATCCCTTCCGGCGGCTCAATCCGGACGTCCGTCACGAAGCTCTCCGTCTCCAGGCCAACGCCGTCACCGTTCGTTGCTGGGAGCCCTAAGACGTCGCCGGAGACAGGATCCACTGTTACCCCTCCTTCGACGCCGGTTATCGAGTCTTGGACAAGATCTAGGCCGGCAGCGAAGGCAGTCGCCAAGAAGGAGGAATCTTGGGGCCTCAGCTGCCGGGCGGTCAGGATTCTTGTTGGCTTGTTCTTGCTGTGGGCGGCCGACATGGGTTTATCAGCAGTAATTATGAAAGATTTCGGCTCTAAGCTCACGCCGGAGGTGGTATCTCGGGCTGGGGAGGAATGCCGAGTACTCAGAAATGATTTGAAGGGGATATTGCAGCTTTTGCAGCAGAGGATGGagaaattggtaggaggaagagctTCCAATTGCAGTTCTGTTGATTCTTTCTGGGAAATGAATCCG GGTGGCAATTTCTTCTtccaatggagatgtgttgtgtaCAAATCAATAGCAGAGGAAGTGAATGTTTGGGGAAGCCCACTACGGACCGCAGGTCTGCTTTCAGCTGGAGCTTCTCCTCGATCACTGACGCTTTTATCGGGCAACATAATTGAG TGGTCCGATGGGAAGCTGGTATCCACCACAAGAACAAGCTACAACAGCTCATGGATTTATGAGAAGTGGAGGTCATCGGCAGTACGTCTAGATGCAAACACCTGGGTCTTGGAGTACCAGAGGAATCCTTTGCTTCAGAGGCCAAGATTGATTCCAATAGCATGGGAGGTGCTGAGGGCGACAATCGTGAAGAACACGAAGCAGCTCTGGAAGCAGTCATTCTGGCGACCAGTGGAACAGTTGACTCCCCCAACCTAA
- the LOC103980872 gene encoding uncharacterized protein LOC103980872 isoform X2, with protein sequence MWPLLLLVPAGYTGQTPSALQYFCCHKLRGINCCLSTEVGEVQSPQLMVASGIADTNISRPYLARSPGGDLKFAATSSHRKEDMSQMARLPRSTLEFASRSLVEGKADECADCRDGTIDNESDVKTPPADNHSKDSPSSGGEGSPPAASPEGASGPAAP encoded by the exons ATGTGGCCTTTGCTGCTATTAGTTCCTGCTG GTTACACTGGTCAGACCCCTTCGGCACTGCAGTACTTCTGCTGTCACAAGCTGCGAGGCATTAATTGCTGCCTCAGCACTGAGGTTGGAGAAGTCCAATCTCCTCAGCTTATGGTCGCTTCTGGGATTGCCGACACCAATATCAGTCGTCCCTACT TGGCAAGGTCACCAGGAGGAGATCTCAAATTTGCAGCCACAAGTTCACACCGAAAGGAAG ACATGTCTCAAATGGCAAGGTTACCAAGAAGCACTCTCGAATTTGCATCCAGAAGTTTGGTCGAAGGAAAAG CGGATGAATGTGCTGATTGCCGAGATGGTACAATAGACAATGAATCGGATGTCAAGACACCACCAGCTGACAACCATTCAAAGGACTCAC CGAGCTCTGGCGGAGAAGGGAGTCCACCGGCAGCATCTCCCGAAGGTGCATCTGGACCTGCAGCTCCGTAA
- the LOC103980872 gene encoding uncharacterized protein LOC103980872 isoform X1, which produces MDKSALVYLMFPLILTTIVFLNSCCGRHISGELFPSPTDFCCPLLRSDGTSASEAQAPQLKVISGLTNAAGDDHSGGYTGQTPSALQYFCCHKLRGINCCLSTEVGEVQSPQLMVASGIADTNISRPYLARSPGGDLKFAATSSHRKEDMSQMARLPRSTLEFASRSLVEGKADECADCRDGTIDNESDVKTPPADNHSKDSPSSGGEGSPPAASPEGASGPAAP; this is translated from the exons ATGGATAAATCTGCCTTGGTTTATCTGATGTTCCCTCTAATCCTAACTACAATCGTGTTCCTCAACTCTTGTTGCGGACGGCATATCTCCGGAGAATTGTTTCCGTCGCCGACCGACTTTTGCTGCCCGCTTCTTCGCTCTGATGGCACCTCGGCTTCCGAAGCCCAAGCTCCGCAGCTCAAGGTTATCTCTGGCCTCACTAACGCAGCCGGCGATGATCATAGTGGCG GTTACACTGGTCAGACCCCTTCGGCACTGCAGTACTTCTGCTGTCACAAGCTGCGAGGCATTAATTGCTGCCTCAGCACTGAGGTTGGAGAAGTCCAATCTCCTCAGCTTATGGTCGCTTCTGGGATTGCCGACACCAATATCAGTCGTCCCTACT TGGCAAGGTCACCAGGAGGAGATCTCAAATTTGCAGCCACAAGTTCACACCGAAAGGAAG ACATGTCTCAAATGGCAAGGTTACCAAGAAGCACTCTCGAATTTGCATCCAGAAGTTTGGTCGAAGGAAAAG CGGATGAATGTGCTGATTGCCGAGATGGTACAATAGACAATGAATCGGATGTCAAGACACCACCAGCTGACAACCATTCAAAGGACTCAC CGAGCTCTGGCGGAGAAGGGAGTCCACCGGCAGCATCTCCCGAAGGTGCATCTGGACCTGCAGCTCCGTAA